One window of the Flavobacteriales bacterium genome contains the following:
- a CDS encoding CopD family protein has protein sequence MEYYTAIKALHIIFMVTWFAGLFYIVRLFIYQTEALEASEEEKKVLIPYLKKIQRPLWFGITWPGMILTAIFGSTMFFLNPELLHYGFIHVKLALVSGLFAYHFYCHAIFKSLQKDEYKHNGMFLRFWNEVATIFLFLIVLVIVLKNSINWLYTSIGMSVLLLLIVWGVLAYKKRRLKK, from the coding sequence ATGGAGTACTACACTGCAATAAAAGCCCTGCACATTATTTTTATGGTTACCTGGTTTGCGGGACTGTTTTACATTGTGCGTTTATTCATTTATCAAACCGAAGCCCTTGAAGCCTCTGAAGAAGAAAAAAAGGTGCTTATACCCTATCTGAAAAAAATTCAGCGTCCTCTTTGGTTCGGTATTACCTGGCCGGGAATGATCCTCACCGCCATTTTTGGAAGTACCATGTTCTTTCTGAATCCGGAATTGCTGCACTACGGTTTTATCCATGTTAAACTTGCTTTGGTTAGCGGACTTTTTGCTTATCATTTTTATTGTCACGCTATTTTTAAATCGCTTCAAAAGGACGAGTACAAACATAATGGCATGTTTCTGCGTTTTTGGAATGAAGTAGCAACGATCTTTTTGTTTTTAATCGTTCTGGTGATTGTGTTGAAGAATAGCATCAACTGGTTGTACACCTCAATCGGAATGTCGGTTTTACTCCTGCTCATTGTGTGGGGAGTGCTGGCCTATAAAAAGCGTCGTTTAAAAAAATAA
- a CDS encoding acyl-CoA thioesterase: MKTKNPSAKRSKTPKDTLAVTTKIVLPNDTNTLGNLFGGQLLAWMDEIAAISAHRHCKRVVVTASISNVSFNSPIKHADIVTLEAKVSRAFTSSMEVVVDVFVEDNVTGVRTKCNEAIYTFVAVDQNGAPIEVPELIPETDEEIKRFNGALRRRQLSLILAGKMSPDEATELRALFVKD, from the coding sequence ATGAAAACAAAAAATCCTTCCGCCAAACGCAGTAAAACGCCAAAAGATACCCTGGCCGTAACCACAAAAATCGTATTGCCCAACGATACGAATACCTTGGGAAATTTGTTTGGTGGACAATTACTCGCCTGGATGGATGAAATAGCCGCCATTTCGGCTCATCGTCATTGTAAACGGGTAGTGGTAACGGCATCCATCTCCAATGTTTCGTTCAATAGTCCCATTAAACACGCCGATATCGTAACACTCGAAGCCAAGGTTTCCCGGGCATTTACCAGCTCTATGGAAGTAGTGGTGGACGTATTTGTGGAAGATAATGTAACAGGAGTGCGTACAAAATGCAATGAGGCCATTTATACCTTTGTAGCGGTGGATCAAAACGGAGCTCCAATTGAAGTCCCCGAATTGATTCCGGAAACCGACGAAGAAATAAAACGATTCAACGGAGCATTGCGTCGCAGACAACTTTCATTAATTCTGGCAGGTAAAATGAGTCCGGATGAAGCGACAGAATTGCGCGCTTTATTTGTGAAAGATTAA